The following coding sequences lie in one Cyanobacterium sp. Dongsha4 genomic window:
- the grpE gene encoding nucleotide exchange factor GrpE yields the protein MMSEADNYPELEKKTDIADHETNSSPSEEINNQESEVMETDFEQQPVSETVVNNEENAEPSNAEATEPQNDNNQLNSVVESLQKEIESLKQELELKEEQVKSANSQFMRLTADFDNFRRRTSREKEELESQVKKKIINEILPAVDNFERARNQIKPANDGEMTIHKSYQGVYKILVEGLKKVGVSAMRPENQPFDPNFHEAMLREPTNEYPEGTVIEQLVRGYMIDDQVLRYAMVKVAMPGENESENTDLESETSENSQE from the coding sequence ATGATGAGTGAAGCGGACAACTATCCTGAATTAGAGAAAAAAACAGATATTGCCGATCATGAAACAAACTCTTCCCCTTCCGAAGAAATAAATAACCAAGAATCAGAAGTTATGGAAACAGATTTTGAACAGCAACCAGTCTCTGAAACTGTTGTAAACAATGAAGAAAACGCCGAACCTTCAAATGCTGAAGCCACAGAGCCACAAAATGATAATAACCAATTAAATAGTGTTGTTGAATCCTTACAAAAAGAAATAGAATCTCTAAAACAAGAACTAGAACTAAAAGAAGAACAGGTAAAAAGTGCTAACAGTCAATTTATGCGCCTGACTGCCGATTTTGATAATTTCCGTCGTCGCACCAGTAGAGAAAAAGAAGAATTAGAATCTCAAGTCAAAAAGAAAATTATTAATGAAATTCTACCCGCCGTAGATAACTTTGAGAGAGCTAGAAATCAAATCAAACCTGCCAATGACGGTGAAATGACTATTCATAAAAGTTATCAGGGAGTATATAAAATTTTAGTCGAAGGTTTAAAAAAAGTCGGTGTATCAGCAATGCGCCCAGAAAATCAACCTTTTGACCCGAACTTCCATGAGGCTATGCTTAGAGAACCCACAAACGAATATCCTGAAGGTACTGTCATAGAGCAATTAGTAAGAGGCTATATGATCGATGATCAAGTATTGCGCTACGCTATGGTAAAAGTAGCTATGCCCGGGGAAAATGAATCTGAAAATACCGATTTAGAATCAGAAACCTCGGAAAATAGTCAAGAATAG
- a CDS encoding CHASE2 domain-containing serine/threonine-protein kinase, translating to MLISFSQWLNQKSWRKTSFAVISASVIASTLTVILKQGGGFEYFDLGTYDKLIRLRSAEKEDNRILTVLITEDDIQTEGKWPISDATLAKSLNNLLQHNPYGIGIDLYRDLPVEPGAEKLENIFSVSSNISGVCKLESENQPAVPPPSTMAIELVGFADIVIDGDGVVRRNLFYVNPQESRCPTPYSLGLQMALSYLMAEGIEPEITEDSLLKLGKTTLKPLNQTIGAYQNIDASGYQIMIDYRRGDKPTPTVTLNEVLQGNINPELIANKIILIGVSAPSLKDTFYTPFSRQGEDVVLMPGVTLHSYMASQILTSAIDGQPLIWSWQEWQEILWIYLWGLIGSCSILFLSRPLVMILGQGVAIAIIVGSAVIISFWGGWIPIISPLFAFFGGAIALVSYNAYQAKQEQLTIQKQVADQEKSIAMLQMLLENRSQITDAPSIINYEQGSLIVNRYEIVKALGKGSFGSTYLSRDLQRPGKPYCVVKRLTPSSKEPKFLKIVQRLFRTEAKILEKVGTHEKIPQLLAYIEENNEFFLIQEYIEGKTIMREIREKGKYREKEVLILIEEIMSILTFIQEYNLIHRDIKPDNIIRRNTNNSIVLIDFGAVKQISRKSDQKTVIIGNEGYAAPEQLAGQPCLSSDIYATGMLAIHCLTGNFPNKLPRDDKTGEIIWNSQEYVSRPTASIIKKMTRYHFSDRYQNAEEVMKDLRKFRQKIRNKGANNI from the coding sequence ATGCTAATATCCTTCTCTCAATGGTTAAATCAAAAATCATGGCGAAAAACCAGTTTTGCTGTGATTAGTGCTTCAGTTATTGCTAGTACATTAACAGTGATTCTGAAACAAGGGGGAGGATTTGAATATTTTGACTTAGGAACATATGACAAACTTATAAGATTACGTTCTGCCGAAAAGGAAGATAATCGCATACTGACAGTATTAATAACTGAAGATGATATTCAAACAGAAGGGAAATGGCCTATTAGTGACGCTACTTTAGCTAAAAGCCTTAATAATCTTTTACAACATAATCCTTATGGTATTGGCATTGATTTATATCGTGATTTGCCCGTTGAACCCGGAGCAGAAAAGTTAGAAAATATTTTTAGTGTTAGTAGCAATATTTCTGGGGTTTGTAAGTTAGAATCGGAAAATCAACCTGCTGTGCCTCCTCCCTCAACTATGGCAATAGAATTGGTGGGTTTTGCGGATATAGTGATAGATGGTGATGGAGTAGTAAGGCGTAATTTATTTTATGTTAATCCTCAAGAAAGTAGATGCCCTACTCCTTACTCTCTGGGGTTACAAATGGCATTGAGTTATTTAATGGCGGAGGGAATTGAGCCAGAAATCACCGAAGATAGTTTATTAAAATTGGGCAAAACAACCCTTAAACCTCTTAATCAGACTATTGGAGCTTACCAAAATATTGATGCTAGTGGTTATCAAATTATGATTGATTATCGCCGAGGAGACAAGCCTACTCCCACTGTGACTTTAAATGAGGTTTTGCAGGGTAATATCAATCCTGAATTGATTGCTAACAAAATTATTTTAATCGGTGTTTCTGCACCTAGTTTGAAAGATACTTTTTATACTCCTTTTAGTCGTCAGGGTGAAGATGTGGTGTTAATGCCGGGGGTAACTCTTCATAGTTATATGGCTAGTCAAATTTTAACTTCTGCTATTGACGGGCAACCTTTAATCTGGAGTTGGCAAGAGTGGCAAGAAATTCTCTGGATTTATCTTTGGGGTTTGATAGGTAGTTGTTCTATCCTGTTTCTTTCTCGCCCTTTAGTGATGATTTTAGGGCAAGGTGTTGCCATTGCGATTATTGTTGGTAGTGCCGTTATTATTTCTTTTTGGGGGGGATGGATTCCCATTATTTCCCCTCTATTTGCTTTTTTTGGAGGTGCGATCGCACTTGTTAGCTATAATGCCTATCAGGCAAAACAAGAACAATTAACCATTCAAAAACAAGTAGCAGACCAAGAAAAATCCATCGCTATGCTACAAATGTTATTGGAGAATCGATCGCAAATTACCGATGCCCCTTCAATCATCAACTATGAGCAAGGCTCTTTAATTGTTAATCGCTATGAAATTGTCAAAGCCCTAGGAAAAGGTAGTTTTGGCAGTACCTATTTATCGAGAGACTTACAACGCCCCGGTAAACCCTACTGTGTCGTCAAAAGGTTAACACCCTCCTCAAAAGAGCCAAAATTTTTAAAAATTGTTCAACGTTTATTCAGAACAGAAGCTAAAATTTTAGAGAAAGTTGGGACTCATGAAAAAATACCTCAACTATTAGCGTATATAGAAGAAAATAACGAGTTTTTCTTGATACAAGAATATATTGAAGGAAAAACCATTATGAGAGAAATAAGAGAAAAAGGAAAATACAGAGAAAAAGAAGTTTTAATTCTTATAGAAGAAATTATGTCAATTCTGACTTTTATTCAAGAATATAATTTAATTCATCGAGACATAAAACCCGATAATATTATTCGTCGCAACACCAATAATTCTATCGTACTCATTGACTTTGGGGCAGTTAAGCAAATATCTCGTAAAAGCGACCAGAAAACCGTCATCATCGGCAATGAAGGCTATGCCGCACCCGAACAATTAGCAGGACAACCTTGTCTCAGTAGTGATATTTACGCCACGGGAATGTTAGCAATTCACTGCCTAACAGGTAATTTTCCCAACAAACTACCTAGAGACGATAAAACAGGGGAAATTATTTGGAATAGTCAAGAGTATGTTAGTCGCCCAACTGCTAGTATAATCAAAAAAATGACTCGTTATCACTTCAGCGATCGCTACCAAAATGCAGAAGAAGTAATGAAAGACTTGCGTAAGTTTAGACAAAAAATCAGAAATAAAGGAGCTAATAATATATAA